GACGGGCACGGTTGTAAGAAATCTTCAGATTACGCAATAGTTCGTTGGCGTTTTCACTGGCCTTATCCATTGCTGTCATACGAGCGCCATGCTCAGATGCATGTGCATCCAATACAGCCTTAAATAATTGTGTATTTAAGATCTTAGGCATTAATTCAGCAATCAGTTCTTCTTTGTTAGGATCAAAGATGAAGTCTGCTTTCGCTGTGCTTACTGCATTATTTTCTGCTTTAGGAATTGGCAGGAAACGCTCTACCACAAAACGCTGGGTAGCAGCATTTTTAAATTCGCTATATACCACATCTACTACATCAAACTCGCGGTTGCGGAACGCTTTAACAGCTGCTTGAGAAGCTAGTTGTACATTCTCAAAAGAAAGGTGCAGGAAGATATCTTTATGCGTATCTGTTACATTGTAACCTAACTTGGAAAAATGCTCAAAACCTTTTTTACCCATGCTCCAAATGGTAACATTACCACGATTGAACTGGGTGCTGTATTTTTCTTGAATGGCTTGCTTGGCTGCCTTAATAACGTTAGCATTGTAAGCACCTGCCAATCCACGGTCAGAAGTGATTACGATCAACAATACGCGCTCAACGGCTCTTTCTACAGCCAGTGTGTTACCACCTTCCACTTCAGTGTTGCTAACAATATTGCTTAGCATTTCCTGCAATTTCTTGGCATAAGGACGCATTTGAACAATAGCATCCTGAGCACGGCGCAACTTGGCGGCACTCACCATTTTCATTGCTTTTGTGATCTGCTGTGTACTTTGTACTGACTTAATACGGTTACGTACCTCTTTTAACTGACCAGCCATTGGGGATTTCTAATTTATGATTTCTGATTTGAGGGTTTGTGTAGCTGCCCGACACACCTTTCTAACCGGCAAAATAGCTACCCTCCTCTTTCGGCCGGCAAAGGTAGCACAAGAAAGCTAAATAACCATATAATATAGATACTAAGGCAGAGGCTCAACACGCCCGCTAAAAGAGGACCACAGATTAAAGGGATTAATAATTGATTCATTAGATTGCAGCCCATTAGTAATATGCTTTACTATATCATATAACCTGCTGATACACAATAGCTTTATCTGGCTTTTCTACCTCTTGCTGTGGAATAGCTGTACTCAGAGTAGTCCCAGGCTCAGGGCAGCGTCGAAAATCCTACGCTAAAAGTGTGGTTTTACCGAACCAGCCTCGAAAGAGTCCCGAAGAGGTCCCGACGATGAGGACAGCAAGAGGTAGGAAAGGTATAGGAAACGCCACTAAACAGGCGCCTTGAAACTTGTTTCCGGAGCATTATTTCTTTCTCGGCATCTGAAATGTGTCAGCTATCATACTCTCCTGCCATACTTTTCCTGTCAATCCACTTTAATCTTAGAAACCCTGGTTCTATTCTCCTCCAATCTCCGTTCAGATAGTTTATCTCAGTTCCAGCTCCCGCCGCAGCGTATAACTTAAAGTCAGTTTTCCGTTGGGCAAAGGCTGTATTTCTTCTTTTACAAGCTCAAGAGTAATTGGGCCACTGGCCACTTTTTTTAAGGCTTCTTTAGAAATTACAATTTGTCCATTTTCAGCGGTATACTCCTCGTTTATATCAGTTGTTTTAAAAGAAGTGTCCGTTACCAGTACCTGAATTTTACCTTTTCCGGCGCTTTTTCCCAGCTCCAGCACTAAATCTTTTCGAGACAATACGGCAGAGATGTTCTCTAATATGAGAGGGGTGAATTGAAAAGACTGCTCAAAAGCTTCTCCTTGTTTATTTGTATAAACAATTTTATGTGGGCCTGCAAAGCCCGCTAAAGGCCGCTGCGCTTCATAATAAATACCTGCTAGCTTTGCACTATCGGCTACCAATGGCTCCCCGTCAAAGCTCACTCGACTACCACTTTCCAATTCAATGGACTTAGCATCAGGACCTCCATCACGGAAATAAAGAAGCGCTACTGCATATTCGGCAGCTTCTTCGGCCGACACTCTATAATCCAAATAAAGATCACTGGCAGGCATTGCTACCGCCCTCTTTTTATCCTCTCCATTACATGCCCCCAATACAAAAAGGCAAAACGCTAAAACTAGTCCTGGCTTACACTTCATCAACAGTTTTTTATTATTCATCTATTCATCAAAATACGTTAAACGCCGGCCAAATTGAATAGGTTCAGTTTCAACTCATTAGAACCTATCTGCCTTAAGGGTAAATTGGCCTATCTTTGACAACTCTGTCAAATTGGCCAGTTTATGCAACTAGCACTTTTTTTGACGAGTAAAAACTTTACAATAATTATATAGTTATACTTTATGATAGGTTTTATTTCCAAAATCTTTGGCGGCAGCAAGTCCGAAAAAGATGTGAAAGCGATTATGCCGCTGGTCGCAAAGATCAACCAAAACTTCCAGGCTTACAGTTCATTAAGTAACGATGAACTCCGGAATAAAACAGTTGAATTTCGTCAGCGTATCCAAACACACTTAAGAGACATTGACGCTCAAATAGCAGATACCAACAAACGGGCCGAAGAGCTTCCTTACGAAGATTTAATGGGTAAAGATGCTATCTATCAGGATGTAGACCGTCTGAAAAAAGACCGTGACGCCAAGATCGAAGAAGTTTTAAAAGAAATATTACCTGAAGCTTTTGCCGTAGTGAAAGAAACAGCTCGCCGTTTTAAAGAAAACGCCGAGGTAATATCTACTGCAACTGATCTGGACAGAGAGTTCAGTGTAACAAAGAATTATATCCACATAGAGGGAGATAAAGCCATCTACCAAAACACCTGGACTGCTGCCGGTGGTCAGGTTACCTGGAACATGGTACACTACGATGTACAGTTGATTGGTGGTATTGTTTTACACCAGGGTAAGATCTCTGAAATGGCAACGGGTGAAGGTAAAACACTGGTATCTACTCTTCCCTCCTACTTAAATGCATTGGCTGGAGAAGGTGTACACATCGTTACAGTGAACGACTACCTGGCTCGTCGTGACTCTGAGTGGAATGGTCCTATTTTCGAATGGTTAGGTTTGCGCGTTGATTGTATCGACAAGCACCAACCAAACAGTGAAGAGCGTCGCAGAGCCTACCAGGCAGATCTTACATATGGTACTAACAATGAGTTTGGTTTTGACTACCTGCGCGATAACATGGTGCATACACCAGAAGAAATGGTACAACGCAAGCACCATTATGCAATGGTCGATGAGGTGGATAGCGTATTGATTGATGACGCTCGTACACCATTGATCATTTCTGGTCCGGTACCTAAAGGTGATGATCAGCAATACCATATTTTAAAGCCTCGTGTTCAGACCTTGGTAGAAGCGCAAGAGCGCTTGGTACGAGGCTTTCTGAATGATGCAAAAGCTAAGATTGCTGCAGGCGATGACGAACCAAAGAGCGGAGGCCTTTCATTATACAGAGCATATCGTGGTTTACCGAAGTATGGTCCATTGATTAAATTCTTGAGTGAACCTGGTATCCGCGTAAAACTGCAAAAAGCAGAGAACTACTATTTAGCCGATCAACAACGCAATATGGGCATAGTAGATGAAGAACTACTGTTCCATATTGATGAAAAGAATAAATCTGTTGATCTTACTGATAAAGGTATTCACACCATTACCCGTGCCGGTGAAGATCCTGAGTTCTTTATACTGCCGGACATTGGCGTGAAGATGACTGAGATTGAAAGAAGTGAAACTCCTACAGAAGAAAAGCTTCAGCAAAAAGAGAGTTTATTGAATGAATACTCTCAGAAAGCTGACCGCATACACTCTGTACAACAATTGTTGAAAGCCTATA
This genomic interval from Flavisolibacter tropicus contains the following:
- the atpG gene encoding ATP synthase F1 subunit gamma — translated: MAGQLKEVRNRIKSVQSTQQITKAMKMVSAAKLRRAQDAIVQMRPYAKKLQEMLSNIVSNTEVEGGNTLAVERAVERVLLIVITSDRGLAGAYNANVIKAAKQAIQEKYSTQFNRGNVTIWSMGKKGFEHFSKLGYNVTDTHKDIFLHLSFENVQLASQAAVKAFRNREFDVVDVVYSEFKNAATQRFVVERFLPIPKAENNAVSTAKADFIFDPNKEELIAELMPKILNTQLFKAVLDAHASEHGARMTAMDKASENANELLRNLKISYNRARQAAITTELTEIVSGAAALQG